The genome window CTGAATCGATGTTTGCCGGGTACGCAGTCGAATTATCCCGAGATTTTTGCCAGCAATAAGTGATCCACAAATATGGCGGAGTCGATACTCTTAATTAGCTTCTACCTCATTGTTTAAACTACTAATTTAGTTACATGTATTTTTCTGATGAACCACTGTAATCAGTATTGATATGAcacatgtattgggctattccatttaaaatccacacctaCCGCTGTggaaaaatatcttccacagtgggagtatgaatttcaattggaatgaccacatttaaatttcatacaccctctgagaaagattcaaccttacAATGTAATCTTCCACTGAAGGAGAATGTTTCAAATGGATCtggtaatgtgttcattccatttgaaattcatactccccctgtggaagatatttccaaaatcttccacaggggaagtgtggattttaaatggaacagcccattcaacaagtAACAAAGCATCTTCACCTTTGAATCATATTATACAAAGTATTAGCCGCGTCAGATTCCTGATCAGCAAGATGGTGTCGCTGCTGTTGTCGCTGCTGTAAGTGTGGTGGCATACCTTGATGGTGCTGCTGACTACTCATATATTCCATAGGGTGCCATCGATGCTGCTCCTCCGCGTGACCCGACTGATTCCAAGATGTGTTATCCGCTGCCATGACTGCGCGAGCAACGGCTTCGAAAACTTGCTCTTCTTCCGATTTTTCTGGTTGAGATGTACTCGGTCCTGCGTGATCCTGCACTGGTATGCCGTAGTTCTTCTCTGGCATGTCTTTATCGCGTTGCAGTCTTTCTCGTTTGGCCTGTTTGATTGCTTCCGTTCTGGCTCTTCGGTGTGCTTGTAACTCTTCAGAATGAATCACTTTCGGTACGGATTCGAGTTCCCCTTTGTCGACATGTGTCTGAAGATGTATCTTAAGAGACATACCGTACGTATATGTCATTGTACACAAATGGCACTTGTACGGTCTGTGTCCTTCGTGTCTCCTTTCGTGCGTCTTGCACTGTCCAGGCTGGTTAAACGATTTGGGACAATACTGACATTTATATGGTTTAACGCCAGTATGAATATTCATGTGATATTTGAGCCCTGTGCAGTCGCTAAACCTACGATTGCACATTGTGCACTGGTACTTCTTACCGACAGTATGCCCTCGCTCGTGCTGCGCCAACTCTGCCTGCGTCTTGAATCGTTTTTTCCCTCGGCAATACATACATGGAAACGGCTTTTCCGGCCAGTGGGTTTTCTTCTGGTGAAGTCGTAGCTGGGTGGCGTACTTGAACAACATCTCGCAGTCTGGACATTTGGTCGGCGTCTTGTACTTGTTGCGAAAGTGAACTGGTCTGTGTTGGCGTAAAGCTGCTCGGCTGTTAAACTTTCTTCCACACTGATCACAGTAGCACTCTGTTTTATCCAGACTACCAAGCTGTATACGCTTATAAATTTCTGTCGGAGCGTGTTTTTTCGTACGTAAGGGGGCGCCTCTTGATTCCAACATTACTGGACAATAGGTGCTCATATGTCTCTTACAGCTCCTAAGATTATCATACTTTTTACCACAATACTTGCACGATACATGCGTCTCTAGATGTTCATTCAACTGCCGTTCCGTCGCAAATTTCTTCCCACACAATTTACAGTCAGTCTTATGCTGCAGGTTGTGAAGGTCAATTTCTTTGTAGTTTTGGAAGCGTTCCCCGCAAACCTTACACGTCAGCTTTTCCCGTTTCACTGCGTGCCTTGCGACGTGCAACCGTAGTTGTGAATTCTTCTTGAATTCCTCGCCACACTCGGGACACTTTGTGGACAGCGCCAGTTTTCCTTCCAGAGCGCACACTTTCAGGTGCTTTTCATGGTTGTGCGACTCCGTAAATTTCAATCCGCAGAGCTGGCAGAAATCGGTGTGCGCTTTCAGATGCTTCTTCAAATCTGTAAGCGACGTGAAAACCTCGTTACATTCCTTACACTTCAATCCCTGGAAGTCGATCCGATGGTACCCAGAATGCTCTTCCAAACCACTAGTATTTTGAAACACCCATCCACAATGAACGCATTTAAAGTCATAGTCGCCCTTTTGGTGTTCTTTCCTGTGCAGCCGCAACTCGTCTCTTGTGCCTAGTATTTCTCCACATTCATGGCACACCCAGCGACCGGTCGCAAACGTCGGTTTTGGTGGCTTATACTTGTGGATGCTGAAGTTATGTTCTTGTAGCTGGGCACTCGTTTCAAATATTTCAGAGCATGTCTCGCAAGTCCATATTTTCCTTTCCAGATGCCGCTTATCTACGTGTATCCGTAAATCTGCGTAACTCCTGAACGACGATGTGCATTCCAGGCACGGCCACAATTCATCTTCCTCGTTTTGTTTAGTCCAATGTTCTTTATTAGTGTGGCGTTTCAATGCGTAAAGACTCGGAAATACTTCGGAGCACGACTTACATGGCCACCAATCATTGTTTGGTTCTTCGCTGACGTAGGTAGGTTCCTCGACTATCTCGTATGTGTTATGATTTGATTTCAAGTGCAGCACAAAGTTTTCTTGTGTATCAAAGTAAATTCCGCAATCTCTACAAGATATTATCCCATCCTGCTTGTGTTTCTGTCCGTGTCCTTTCCACCTGTCCCGAGTCGGTAGCACTATATTACAAATCAGACACTTCCAAACCTTGCCGTGTACTTTCTCCCCTTTTCGATGGGTCATTCTGTTGTGAAGCCGTAGATCGTCACGACTCTTAAACGTGTCTTCGCATTGCTCGCATTTCCATTTTCCATTTGGGGTCTTGGCAGGTTCAACAACAACGGCTTTCAGTACAGGGGTCGGCATTTTCTTTGGCCTTGAACTTGATGACTCGGAGGCTCCGGACATGCTCAGCTGGTCATCTTCATCatagtcgtcatcatcatcgtcatcgtcttcATCTGTCTTCGAAAAAGCGCTGAACGGGACATCTACAAAGTcatgtttcatttgacaatgTTGCCTGAGTAGCACTCTCGTATCAAAGTTAATGCCGCACTCTTTACACTCATTGCTCTTCGGATCCTTATGGAATTTGTTATGACCTTTCCACTTGTCACGCGACGGGAATGTTAAATTACACTTCTGACAGCGCCATATTTTGCCCCTAAACTGTTGCCCTTGTCTGTGGTCTGCTCTTGTGTGCAGTCTCAAATCGTCCCGGCTTTTGAATGCTTTTGGACATTCTTCACACTGCCACTTCCCGTTCGGATCATCTAAATCCAAGGCTGGAATGACTTTCTTTTTAACCCCACTCCCAGCTGGTTTGTTTGCCTTCCAAACAaccttgatttgatttgaattcCCTACGGGGGACATTGTTCCAATTGCTGGCATTATGGAAATTCCTTTACTTGGTGCTATCGCTATCTTCCTTGGAGTCTTGGCACCTTTAGTGCCAGTATCCTTCAGAGTACGCAAAGCAGGATGAGCAGTTATCCGATGACTATCTAGCTGATCCATAGTTGAGAATTTCAATGCACAGACCATGCACTCGTACATCAGAACAAACTTGACGTCTGGCTTAGGAGCGATTGGTACGAATGACGTCGTCGGAGCCACATTGACCGGCGCTTTTGGGCTGGTATATTTTGCCTGTGGAGGCGAATAGGATGGCGTTTTGATGGTGTATTTTCTCGGCCTTCCTTTCTTCGGGCGTATGATGACCTCTTTTTCGGTTATCTTCTTCTCCGACTTGGCCTTCACCTTAGTATGATTCTTAACATGCGACTGCAAATCCTTCTCGTTCTTGCAAAAATGCCCGCAGAAAACGCACTGATATACGGAGGATGAATCTACTTTCTTTATGGTTCTTGGACTGTATCCATGACACGCTTTCTGATGCTTCTCAAATCCCTCCGTTCTAGCAAACGTATCCCCGCACCTCTTACAAACCAGGTGCGCTATCTTGCTGGGACTAGGCTTCTCTTCCATGACATGTTTCTTACACTCTTTACATGTATACCCCACCCTACCCTGCAtactctgatgcatctgatgtacGCTGCTAAAAACTTTACGTTTATACGCAAAATCGCAATCGCAAGGCAACTTACTAGCGACATTTTCTTTGTCACACTCACATAAAGTTCCTGGAGGGtatacaaaatatacaaacactTTTTCTTTCTTGTGACCATTTTCTTCTTTATTCTTGGGTGTCTTCATGTAATTGTCTGTTGGATCTTCAAGATCATCAAGAAGAATCCCACCTTGGAGGGCGGACTGCACTCTCTCCTCATACTTCTCTTTTGGCTCTTCAAGATCGTCAAGAAGTATCCCACCTTTGAGAGCAGATTGCACCCTCTCCTCGTACTTTTCTTTTGCTGTTTTTTCTTTCACAGGATCCACCACAGCTTCAGTTGATTGTTCATCTGCAGCACTTGTTGAATCGCCTTTCATGCCTCTGACCCAAAATTTGCGATACTTCTTCAGATGGTTCCGGACGTGGATGTGATACCTTGTTGGGTTGAAAAAGCGTAGGGTGCAGTAACGACATATCAGCGGCTTGATGGCGTGGATTCCTCTGCGTTTCACACCTTTACGCCGCTTGTTGACTGATTTTGAAACCATGTTCtgcattaaaataaagaaatcagACGAGTGAAATAAGATACAAGtctgacattttaacattttgtgatgttaaccccatgagaactacctgccgattggccaaaaagaagttttcattatcaattggaccaatcagcaacattgttagaacaatatcaccacgcaaaaaaattggggtgaattatttgcaaagctccattctgattggtgattaaagtgaaaataccatgtaattgaccaatcagaggcaatgttagatcggcaggttaaagtgctcagggggttaaagtgtTTTCTTCACAtgatgtgatacgatcaagcaagaTCAATCTGATGTTGACTCAAATGAAATTccacaattttatatttccaattAGGAATTTGCTAACTTAATTTAACTGAGATCCCATGCATGGTTctataattttttattagaaagttATTAAAAGTGTAATCATCACATAATCTAAGTAAATAAGAAATTCTGATATAatatgattttgcttgatcacaatgTACTAAAAAGTTCATAGTAAATAATTCTAAAGGAACACTTAGTATGATATGGCATGCCACCCCTCTCTACCAGTCTCTGAAATCTACCCGCCCCCCTTCACATGCAAATGgtatatacatgtactaaagaAGCTCTTGCACTAATTGGCATGCCACCCGCCATCcactttgctatttttttccacgcaaatcgcctgtccctggtcatgtGACAACTGACTTGCCATAATTTTAAAGCCTTAGTGACCTTATAACCTCTGATCAATGAGCTTTAATTTAATTTgacatacacataatttcacATTTCTGCTGCATACCATAATCTAGGCCTTGTCTTTTggcgagtgagagtgatcactctcctaaaatgaagctgaggagagctttttattactcgcctacatttggtgtaatacaagtgattaaaatcactcacCTACAGCTCTCCTGACAAGTTTTGAGGGGAACGATTTGTCACTcgcagcaattttcaaaagacaaggcctgataATCTCCCTGTGGGAGCATTGTCACAGTTGAATCATGGGAATGCGGGCTTTCGTCATGCCCTGTTCGTTGAATTTTTTTAGTATAACCAGGCCTAAAAATCTGTGACCATACACGCAAATCCATCTAGCTCCTACTACCCAAAAATGCATCAAAACTTAAATGTTATAAGGGCCCATACCGAAATACCAGCGTGCAGCTTTCCCCAGGCTGGGGAATCCCTGAAGCATTGAGGATGCAGTAAGATGAAGCATGTTACAGCTTGACTGGGGAAGGCTGTGCAATGGTAAACAGGTATGGGCCCTACGGGATGATTTCAAATGCAACCACAAGTCGACTACAagggccagtggcgtagcgtgggtcatccgattgggggcaccgggtctgattggggcacAAGCCGCTTTttcgccattttcctatgggatttaaaaaatttcagatcgattgggccccctgtgcccctatgacgctacgccactgacaagcGCCCTGGCAAATTCAATGATTGGGTGGATTTCTATTGTTtgaaacaactaaacatagttcAAACATTGGTTCTGTCAGGACGTCAGTGGTCCACTGGCGATTGGATTGTAAGTCATCCTGTAGATTGCACAATAAAATTCATCAAGTATATCCAAAAACATGCGTTGCAGATGTTTAGTTTGTTGATGGTCCAGTAGTCACTCTTTATGGTATATCCAAAAACATACCTAAGTTGCAGATGTTTAGTTTGTTGATGGTCCAGTAGTCACTCTTTATGGTCTTGACTTGCACAAGTCTTGAAAGTACCTACATGATGACGATGTTGCAGTCCTGTCAACAAAACAATTGGGGAAGGAGGGTTATTAACATGGTTGGTGTTGGTGAGATAAACTATTTCAGGGTCAGAAATTCCAAAGATTCTCATCATCAAAATtacaagaatctaaatggattctcgcaaatatttcagtttatcagGCAAAGCCACATGGCTAGAATCTACAGATTCAAGATTGCAAAATTCtactgggagaatccaaaaggattcttgCACTTAGTT of Amphiura filiformis chromosome 14, Afil_fr2py, whole genome shotgun sequence contains these proteins:
- the LOC140170124 gene encoding uncharacterized protein, producing MQNMVSKSVNKRRKGVKRRGIHAIKPLICRYCTLRFFNPTRYHIHVRNHLKKYRKFWVRGMKGDSTSAADEQSTEAVVDPVKEKTAKEKYEERVQSALKGGILLDDLEEPKEKYEERVQSALQGGILLDDLEDPTDNYMKTPKNKEENGHKKEKVFVYFVYPPGTLCECDKENVASKLPCDCDFAYKRKVFSSVHQMHQSMQGRVGYTCKECKKHVMEEKPSPSKIAHLVCKRCGDTFARTEGFEKHQKACHGYSPRTIKKVDSSSVYQCVFCGHFCKNEKDLQSHVKNHTKVKAKSEKKITEKEVIIRPKKGRPRKYTIKTPSYSPPQAKYTSPKAPVNVAPTTSFVPIAPKPDVKFVLMYECMVCALKFSTMDQLDSHRITAHPALRTLKDTGTKGAKTPRKIAIAPSKGISIMPAIGTMSPVGNSNQIKVVWKANKPAGSGVKKKVIPALDLDDPNGKWQCEECPKAFKSRDDLRLHTRADHRQGQQFRGKIWRCQKCNLTFPSRDKWKGHNKFHKDPKSNECKECGINFDTRVLLRQHCQMKHDFVDVPFSAFSKTDEDDDDDDDDYDEDDQLSMSGASESSSSRPKKMPTPVLKAVVVEPAKTPNGKWKCEQCEDTFKSRDDLRLHNRMTHRKGEKVHGKVWKCLICNIVLPTRDRWKGHGQKHKQDGIISCRDCGIYFDTQENFVLHLKSNHNTYEIVEEPTYVSEEPNNDWWPCKSCSEVFPSLYALKRHTNKEHWTKQNEEDELWPCLECTSSFRSYADLRIHVDKRHLERKIWTCETCSEIFETSAQLQEHNFSIHKYKPPKPTFATGRWVCHECGEILGTRDELRLHRKEHQKGDYDFKCVHCGWVFQNTSGLEEHSGYHRIDFQGLKCKECNEVFTSLTDLKKHLKAHTDFCQLCGLKFTESHNHEKHLKVCALEGKLALSTKCPECGEEFKKNSQLRLHVARHAVKREKLTCKVCGERFQNYKEIDLHNLQHKTDCKLCGKKFATERQLNEHLETHVSCKYCGKKYDNLRSCKRHMSTYCPVMLESRGAPLRTKKHAPTEIYKRIQLGSLDKTECYCDQCGRKFNSRAALRQHRPVHFRNKYKTPTKCPDCEMLFKYATQLRLHQKKTHWPEKPFPCMYCRGKKRFKTQAELAQHERGHTVGKKYQCTMCNRRFSDCTGLKYHMNIHTGVKPYKCQYCPKSFNQPGQCKTHERRHEGHRPYKCHLCTMTYTYGMSLKIHLQTHVDKGELESVPKVIHSEELQAHRRARTEAIKQAKRERLQRDKDMPEKNYGIPVQDHAGPSTSQPEKSEEEQVFEAVARAVMAADNTSWNQSGHAEEQHRWHPMEYMSSQQHHQGMPPHLQQRQQQRHHLADQESDAANTLYNMIQR